The following coding sequences lie in one Treponema socranskii subsp. buccale genomic window:
- the aepY gene encoding phosphonopyruvate decarboxylase produces MIRPEYFYDLLQKHGSDFFTGVPDSLLKNFCAYVTDTAPEDKHIIAANEGCALALASGWHLATGKTPVVYMQNSGLGNAVNPLLSLADSDVYSVPLVLLIGWRGMPAVHDEPQHIKQGKVTLALLDAMRIPYVVTAESEDELNKQIDYCYACTEKASAPFAFVVKKDTFAPYALKNKTSSDAEMTREDAIERIVLHSPKDAVFVSTTGMASRELFELRVKHGMSGANDFLTVGSMGHASQIALSIAMQKKDRLVICLDGDGAAIMQMGGLATIGVRKPDNMIHVVLNNGAHDSVGGQPTVGLKIDLPGIAKACGYAHTYSVEDAASLEAALKNALSEKKTAFIEVKIRKGARADLGRPTTSPRENKKAFMEVLRRNV; encoded by the coding sequence ATGATTCGACCGGAATATTTTTACGATCTTTTGCAAAAGCACGGCTCCGATTTTTTTACCGGAGTACCCGATTCGCTTTTAAAGAATTTCTGCGCCTATGTGACGGACACGGCTCCCGAAGACAAACACATCATCGCGGCAAACGAAGGCTGTGCGCTTGCGCTCGCGTCGGGCTGGCACTTGGCGACGGGAAAGACGCCCGTCGTCTATATGCAGAATTCGGGACTCGGCAACGCGGTGAACCCGCTTTTATCCCTCGCGGACAGCGACGTCTATTCCGTGCCGCTCGTCCTCCTCATCGGATGGAGGGGTATGCCGGCCGTCCACGACGAACCCCAACATATAAAACAGGGCAAAGTGACGCTCGCCCTGCTCGACGCCATGCGCATCCCCTACGTCGTTACGGCGGAAAGCGAAGACGAACTTAATAAGCAAATCGATTACTGTTACGCATGTACGGAAAAAGCGTCGGCGCCCTTTGCCTTTGTCGTAAAAAAAGATACGTTTGCGCCTTACGCGCTCAAAAATAAAACCTCTTCCGATGCGGAGATGACACGGGAAGACGCAATAGAGCGCATCGTGCTGCATTCTCCGAAAGATGCGGTCTTCGTTTCTACGACGGGCATGGCGTCGCGCGAACTCTTCGAGCTCCGCGTTAAACACGGCATGAGCGGCGCGAACGATTTTCTCACCGTCGGCAGCATGGGGCACGCGTCGCAAATTGCGCTTTCGATCGCCATGCAAAAAAAGGATCGGCTCGTCATCTGTCTCGACGGCGACGGAGCGGCTATCATGCAGATGGGCGGACTTGCGACGATCGGCGTGCGAAAGCCGGATAATATGATACACGTCGTCCTCAACAACGGCGCCCACGATTCGGTCGGAGGTCAACCGACGGTCGGTTTAAAAATCGATCTTCCCGGAATTGCAAAAGCCTGCGGCTACGCGCATACGTATTCGGTAGAGGATGCCGCTTCACTCGAAGCCGCCCTCAAAAACGCGCTCTCCGAAAAAAAGACGGCGTTTATCGAAGTAAAGATACGAAAAGGTGCGAGAGCGGATTTGGGACGTCCGACGACATCGCCTCGGGAAAATAAAAAAGCGTTTATGGAAGTGCTGAGGAGGAATGTATGA
- a CDS encoding D-sedoheptulose-7-phosphate isomerase, producing the protein MIDYISVLLSRYPSLSVCEKDIRLASELIKTCYEHGGKLLIAGNGGSAADSDHICGELLKSFVKKRRIEKSFIDALTAIDADAGAYLSDKLEGSLPAISLANQSAVMTASLNDVDGNALFAQQLNGYGKAGDVFLGISTSGNAKDVVYAAVVAKAKGMKTIALSGKTGGKLAPLADAAIVVPENETYKIQELHLPIYHALCLQIEEHFFAD; encoded by the coding sequence ATGATAGATTATATTTCCGTTTTGCTGTCGCGATACCCCTCTCTTTCGGTATGCGAAAAAGATATCCGGCTCGCGTCCGAGCTTATCAAAACCTGCTATGAACACGGCGGGAAACTCCTCATCGCAGGAAACGGCGGAAGCGCCGCCGACAGCGATCACATCTGCGGAGAGCTTTTAAAAAGCTTTGTAAAAAAACGCCGGATCGAAAAATCGTTTATCGACGCGCTTACCGCAATCGACGCCGATGCAGGTGCATATCTTTCGGATAAACTCGAAGGCTCGCTTCCCGCAATTTCGCTCGCAAACCAAAGCGCCGTCATGACGGCAAGCTTAAACGACGTCGACGGCAACGCGCTCTTTGCGCAGCAGCTTAACGGCTACGGCAAAGCGGGCGACGTTTTTTTAGGCATTTCGACGAGCGGAAACGCAAAAGACGTCGTCTATGCGGCAGTCGTCGCAAAAGCGAAAGGGATGAAAACGATTGCGCTTTCCGGCAAAACCGGCGGAAAGCTCGCGCCTCTCGCCGACGCCGCGATCGTCGTACCTGAAAACGAAACCTATAAAATTCAGGAACTGCACTTACCCATATATCACGCGCTCTGCCTGCAGATCGAAGAGCATTTTTTTGCCGACTAG
- the aepX gene encoding phosphoenolpyruvate mutase yields MSKTVYLGITGDIIHPGIINIINEGAKRGELIVGLLTDSAIVSHKRLPYLTYEQRKAVVESIKGVSRVVPQEAWSYVPNLIKYKPDYIIHGDDWKSNYLSKIRDEVFEAMKAWGGEVIEIPYTQGINSTALVEGAKTIGTTPDIRLKSLRRLIAAKPVVRIMEAHSGLSGLIVENAEVTKDDGIHRFDGMWSSSLTDSTDKGKPDIEAVDLTTRLQSLTDILECTTKPIIYDGDTGGITEHFVFTVRTLERNGVSAVIIEDKVGLKKNSLFGTDVKQELATEEEFCHKISEGKKAQVTKDFMIIARIEEIIAGRSVDEALAKAFASVTAGADGIMIHSKDKSGEDIRTFCEKFRKEYKNIPLVLVPTTYNQFTETELASWGANIVIYANHMLRAAYPAMKKCAETILLSERSLEANELCMPIKQILELIPGTK; encoded by the coding sequence ATGAGTAAAACGGTATACCTCGGCATAACGGGTGACATCATCCATCCCGGCATCATCAACATCATCAACGAAGGCGCAAAGAGAGGAGAGCTCATCGTCGGATTGCTCACCGATTCGGCTATCGTCTCGCACAAGCGCCTCCCCTACTTAACGTACGAACAGCGCAAAGCGGTCGTCGAAAGCATCAAAGGTGTTTCGCGCGTCGTGCCGCAGGAAGCGTGGAGCTACGTGCCGAATTTAATAAAATACAAACCGGACTATATAATTCACGGTGACGATTGGAAATCGAATTATTTAAGCAAAATACGAGATGAAGTGTTCGAAGCGATGAAAGCGTGGGGCGGCGAAGTGATCGAAATCCCGTATACGCAAGGAATCAATTCGACCGCCCTCGTCGAAGGCGCAAAGACGATCGGAACGACGCCCGATATCCGCTTAAAAAGCCTCCGCCGCCTCATCGCCGCAAAGCCCGTCGTGCGCATCATGGAAGCGCATTCGGGTTTGAGCGGACTCATCGTCGAAAACGCCGAAGTGACGAAAGACGACGGCATCCACCGCTTCGACGGCATGTGGTCGTCGAGCCTCACCGATTCGACGGACAAAGGCAAACCCGACATAGAAGCGGTCGATTTGACGACGCGGCTGCAGAGTCTCACCGACATCCTCGAATGCACGACAAAGCCGATCATCTACGACGGGGACACGGGCGGCATCACGGAGCACTTCGTGTTTACGGTGCGCACGCTCGAACGGAACGGCGTTTCGGCGGTCATCATCGAAGACAAAGTCGGTCTCAAAAAAAATTCGCTGTTCGGGACGGACGTAAAGCAGGAGCTCGCGACCGAAGAAGAGTTCTGCCATAAAATCAGCGAAGGAAAAAAAGCGCAGGTGACAAAGGATTTTATGATCATCGCGCGCATCGAAGAGATCATCGCAGGCCGTTCGGTCGACGAGGCGCTTGCAAAAGCCTTTGCGAGCGTCACAGCCGGAGCCGACGGCATTATGATCCACAGCAAAGATAAATCGGGAGAAGACATTAGAACGTTTTGCGAAAAATTTCGAAAAGAATACAAGAATATTCCGCTCGTGCTCGTTCCGACAACATACAATCAGTTTACCGAAACCGAACTCGCCTCTTGGGGTGCAAATATCGTCATCTATGCAAACCACATGCTGCGTGCGGCTTACCCCGCGATGAAAAAATGCGCGGAAACGATTTTGCTCTCGGAGCGTTCCCTCGAAGCGAACGAACTGTGCATGCCGATCAAGCAGATACTCGAGCTCATCCCCGGAACAAAATAA
- a CDS encoding CDP-glycerol glycerophosphotransferase family protein has translation MQTALFLYIDPGTGSMLFSILIGAAATLFFLGKAALLKLKLFFSGNRGKGAQSADASYKQYVVYCEGKQYWNVFKPVADEFEKRRLPLVYYTSAEDDPVFERQYQFVKAEYIGEGNAAFARLNLLSAGIVLMTTPGLNVYQLKRSKNVGHYSHVLHMPNDATTYRLFGLDYFDSVLLTGDYQKADIRALEAQRNIAKKELVTVGCTYLDVLAQKIKAIPEEEHHVFTVLVSPSWGDVGVLKKYGEGLLDPLAATGWRIIVRPHPQSKKSEADMLDRLEKRYKDSKNVEWDYNRDNIYAMKKADIMISDFSGIIFDYAFLCDKPVMYVNADIDLRPYDAYDLQKELWQFAMLKKIGIKLEEADFPSIKDVIQNASDSPSLAAARREAKEEAWMYEGKAGANIADFMIETVNALKAAV, from the coding sequence ATGCAGACGGCTTTATTTTTATATATAGATCCGGGAACGGGCAGTATGCTCTTTTCGATCCTCATCGGAGCGGCTGCGACGCTTTTTTTTCTCGGCAAAGCGGCGCTTTTAAAACTGAAATTGTTTTTTTCAGGAAACCGAGGCAAAGGAGCGCAATCCGCCGACGCATCGTATAAACAGTACGTCGTCTACTGCGAAGGAAAGCAATATTGGAACGTCTTTAAACCCGTCGCGGACGAATTCGAAAAACGGCGGCTTCCCCTCGTCTACTACACATCGGCCGAAGACGATCCTGTTTTCGAACGGCAGTATCAATTTGTTAAAGCGGAATATATCGGCGAAGGAAACGCCGCATTTGCACGCCTCAACCTTTTAAGCGCAGGCATCGTTTTGATGACGACGCCCGGCCTCAACGTGTATCAGCTCAAGCGCAGCAAAAACGTAGGTCATTATTCGCACGTGCTCCACATGCCGAACGACGCGACGACGTACCGCCTCTTCGGCCTCGATTACTTCGATTCCGTGCTGCTCACCGGCGATTATCAAAAAGCGGACATTCGTGCGCTCGAAGCTCAGCGAAACATCGCAAAAAAAGAGCTCGTCACCGTCGGCTGTACCTATCTCGACGTGCTTGCGCAAAAGATCAAAGCGATTCCCGAAGAAGAACATCACGTCTTTACGGTGCTCGTCTCTCCGTCGTGGGGAGATGTCGGCGTTTTGAAAAAATACGGCGAAGGTCTTCTCGATCCGCTTGCCGCGACGGGATGGCGCATTATCGTACGTCCGCACCCGCAGTCGAAAAAGTCTGAAGCCGATATGCTCGACCGTCTCGAAAAGAGATACAAAGACAGCAAAAACGTCGAGTGGGATTACAACCGCGACAATATTTACGCGATGAAAAAAGCGGATATCATGATTTCCGATTTTTCAGGTATCATATTCGATTATGCGTTTTTATGCGATAAACCGGTCATGTACGTCAACGCCGATATCGATCTGCGTCCCTACGACGCCTACGATCTGCAAAAAGAGCTGTGGCAGTTTGCGATGCTGAAAAAGATCGGCATCAAACTCGAAGAAGCGGATTTTCCGTCGATCAAAGACGTTATTCAAAACGCGAGCGACAGCCCTTCCCTTGCCGCAGCACGCAGAGAAGCGAAAGAAGAGGCATGGATGTACGAAGGCAAAGCCGGCGCGAATATCGCCGACTTTATGATCGAAACCGTAAATGCGTTAAAAGCCGCCGTGTGA
- a CDS encoding DUF3943 domain-containing protein, protein MKKTIRLAACVLLLCVCAALYAQADGSAGAETRTIDFTEKDAPSFTEADEGDVGKKVERDFKKAEFTEADFRHGAIAAGEVFSFNIFITTFNRIITRSPFADISLETMGHNITHPWVWDQDEFEINQIGHPYQGSIYFAAGRANGFNFWQSFAFAAFGSLMWEYTMENEPPSFNDFIHTPIGGSFLGEMFHRIYLSLDDKYPYLSWIASPQAAFNRLLTGEKAPREEGGIEEFSLRLSADHIDSAFGFSDNAYQDKGYRNVVSGGIGFDILYGNPYVRDVKKPFERFTLSTDASFDGNYYDIKIFADGFLRSWVFEANDAVATTLALDLSYDFIMATDLNYQNNSFGFSVRQRYALPHKWTIEWKSGMGATYLGASDYYFNLKANKRKSKYDGSEQRLYDLGIGGNAKTGFKAANLWAGTFFLEGAFSAFYTIPGSAPPEGSSGYNLIWYGNAAYEHCVYKNYYAGLSFFLYQKFGFYTKGSDVFQTTSDWKLYVKRYF, encoded by the coding sequence ATGAAAAAAACGATACGGCTCGCGGCTTGTGTACTTTTATTGTGCGTTTGTGCGGCTCTTTACGCGCAAGCGGATGGGAGCGCCGGCGCTGAAACCCGAACGATCGATTTTACCGAAAAGGATGCGCCATCTTTTACAGAAGCGGATGAGGGCGATGTCGGCAAAAAGGTCGAGCGCGATTTCAAAAAGGCGGAATTTACCGAAGCCGATTTTCGGCACGGCGCGATCGCCGCAGGCGAAGTTTTTTCGTTCAATATTTTCATAACGACGTTCAATCGAATTATCACGCGATCGCCGTTTGCAGATATTTCTCTTGAAACGATGGGGCACAATATCACGCATCCGTGGGTGTGGGATCAGGACGAATTCGAAATAAACCAAATCGGCCATCCGTATCAGGGATCGATTTATTTTGCGGCGGGCAGGGCGAACGGTTTTAATTTTTGGCAATCGTTTGCGTTTGCGGCATTCGGCTCGCTCATGTGGGAATATACGATGGAAAACGAGCCGCCATCGTTCAACGACTTTATCCATACTCCGATCGGCGGAAGCTTTTTGGGCGAAATGTTCCATCGCATCTACCTTTCGCTCGACGACAAATATCCCTATCTTTCGTGGATCGCAAGTCCTCAGGCGGCTTTCAACCGGCTCCTCACCGGAGAAAAAGCTCCGAGAGAGGAAGGCGGGATCGAAGAGTTTTCACTTCGATTGTCGGCCGATCACATCGACAGCGCGTTCGGCTTTTCCGACAACGCATATCAAGACAAAGGCTACCGCAATGTCGTCTCCGGCGGAATCGGTTTCGACATCTTATACGGAAACCCATACGTGCGCGACGTAAAAAAGCCTTTCGAGCGGTTTACGCTTTCGACCGATGCGAGTTTTGACGGAAATTATTACGACATAAAAATATTTGCAGACGGCTTTTTGCGCTCGTGGGTTTTTGAAGCGAACGATGCCGTTGCGACGACGCTCGCTCTCGATCTTTCGTACGATTTTATCATGGCGACGGATTTGAATTATCAAAACAATTCGTTCGGTTTTTCGGTTCGTCAAAGATACGCTTTACCGCACAAGTGGACGATCGAGTGGAAAAGCGGCATGGGAGCTACATATTTGGGCGCGTCGGATTATTATTTTAATCTCAAAGCGAACAAACGAAAATCGAAATACGACGGAAGCGAACAGCGCCTCTACGATTTGGGAATCGGCGGAAACGCAAAGACGGGATTTAAAGCGGCGAACCTTTGGGCGGGAACTTTTTTTCTCGAAGGAGCGTTCAGCGCGTTTTATACGATACCCGGTTCCGCTCCTCCCGAAGGTTCTTCGGGATACAACCTTATCTGGTACGGAAACGCAGCCTACGAACACTGCGTGTATAAAAATTATTATGCGGGCTTGTCGTTCTTCTTGTATCAAAAATTCGGATTTTACACAAAGGGATCCGACGTCTTTCAAACGACAAGCGATTGGAAACTGTACGTAAAGCGTTATTTTTAA
- a CDS encoding DUF2147 domain-containing protein, with product MHAKKIAAVLVAAICVGLLYASSPEPYDYYESAPGYAEPFDSDDDESTFDRNTPIDREYEGSDPVEGYWIATNQRTGEALCGWHMFVQDGILYGVILSAKDATNESIAFRARGPYPDFPEKGKLDKKPIFGPTWIYGLKNAGTGRWKRGYIINPDDGNCFRCKITFCKADGKRYKRDYIKMRGSLRGVGIGITQLWPAATKAEASGIR from the coding sequence ATGCATGCAAAAAAAATTGCCGCAGTCCTCGTTGCGGCAATCTGTGTCGGTTTGCTTTACGCCTCTTCCCCCGAACCGTACGATTATTACGAATCGGCGCCCGGTTATGCCGAACCTTTCGACTCGGATGACGATGAGTCGACCTTCGACCGAAATACTCCGATCGACAGAGAGTATGAAGGAAGCGATCCCGTCGAAGGCTATTGGATTGCGACAAATCAGCGCACGGGAGAAGCGCTGTGCGGCTGGCACATGTTCGTACAGGACGGCATATTGTACGGCGTCATCCTTTCGGCAAAGGATGCGACGAACGAAAGCATCGCTTTCCGAGCACGAGGCCCCTACCCCGATTTTCCCGAAAAAGGCAAACTCGACAAAAAACCGATATTCGGTCCGACGTGGATTTACGGTCTTAAAAATGCGGGAACGGGTCGATGGAAGAGAGGCTATATCATAAACCCCGACGACGGAAATTGTTTTCGCTGCAAAATCACGTTTTGTAAAGCGGACGGCAAACGGTATAAACGCGATTATATTAAAATGCGCGGTTCGCTTCGCGGCGTCGGCATCGGCATAACACAGCTGTGGCCTGCGGCGACAAAGG
- a CDS encoding 2-aminoethylphosphonate aminotransferase — MIKEAVIVAGGLGSRFGGRTEAMPKGFIEIEGEAIVERSVRKLIANGVERIIIGTGHCSEWYDRLAKKYPCIVTVRNDDYAKTSSMGTLEVCAPLVTGDFFLLESDLIYDAVGLKVLANDARENVILASGPTNSKDEVYLETDENGVLKNVSKNRSEISSVAGELVGITKLGKKTLDEMTAYYRKDFPAHIKIDYEQVLKAVAQQTPIYVRTVQYYAWTEIDDEAMFTRAIETIWPRIAENEELQNIRREVLLNPGPSTTTDSVKYAQVVSDICPRESEFGELMEWCSKELTRFVAKEDSYATVMFGCSGTGADEAMISSCVPPRGKLLVVDNGSYGERLAKIAKIYDIDMTVFKSSTYEALDAQKLENAFQSENYAALAIVYHETTTGLLNRLDILCPLAKKYGMITLVDAVSAYGGMPMDLEKLGIDFMTCTSNKHIQGMAGIGFVVAKKSELEKQKDWPMRNYYFNLYDQYRYFLETKQTRFTPPVQTFYALRQAIIETKQETIEKRFERYTACWNILTKALEEIGLKMLVKAELQSHFITAILIPETSEYSFTALHDYAKKAGFTIYPGKLGNIDTFRIANMGDIRPEEMERFTVLLREYMHSIGVC, encoded by the coding sequence ATGATCAAAGAAGCGGTTATCGTCGCGGGAGGATTGGGCTCGCGCTTCGGCGGACGGACTGAAGCGATGCCGAAAGGGTTTATCGAAATCGAAGGAGAGGCGATCGTCGAGCGTTCGGTGCGGAAACTCATCGCAAACGGCGTCGAACGCATCATCATCGGTACGGGACACTGCAGCGAATGGTACGACCGGCTCGCAAAAAAATACCCGTGCATCGTGACGGTACGGAACGACGATTACGCGAAGACGAGCAGCATGGGAACGCTTGAAGTGTGCGCGCCGCTCGTCACCGGAGATTTTTTTCTGCTCGAAAGCGATCTTATCTACGACGCCGTCGGATTAAAAGTGCTCGCAAACGATGCGCGCGAAAACGTCATCCTCGCATCAGGCCCGACGAACAGCAAAGATGAAGTGTACCTCGAAACCGACGAAAACGGCGTGCTCAAAAACGTGAGCAAAAACCGAAGCGAAATTTCCTCCGTCGCAGGCGAACTCGTCGGCATCACAAAACTCGGCAAAAAAACGCTCGATGAAATGACGGCGTACTACCGAAAAGATTTTCCGGCACATATAAAAATCGATTACGAACAGGTGCTTAAAGCCGTCGCACAGCAAACGCCGATCTATGTGCGCACCGTGCAGTATTATGCGTGGACGGAGATCGACGACGAAGCGATGTTCACCCGCGCAATCGAAACGATATGGCCGCGCATCGCCGAAAACGAAGAGTTGCAAAATATCCGGCGCGAAGTGCTCTTGAACCCGGGGCCTTCGACGACGACCGACAGCGTAAAATACGCGCAAGTCGTAAGCGATATCTGCCCGCGCGAGAGCGAATTCGGAGAACTCATGGAGTGGTGCTCGAAAGAGCTCACGAGATTTGTCGCAAAAGAAGACTCGTACGCGACCGTCATGTTCGGCTGTTCCGGCACCGGAGCCGACGAAGCGATGATCTCTTCGTGCGTGCCGCCGAGGGGCAAACTGCTCGTCGTCGACAACGGCTCTTACGGAGAGCGACTGGCGAAGATAGCAAAGATATACGATATCGATATGACGGTGTTTAAAAGTTCGACGTACGAAGCCCTCGATGCGCAAAAACTCGAAAACGCTTTTCAGTCGGAAAACTATGCGGCGCTCGCGATCGTCTACCACGAAACGACGACGGGATTGTTAAATCGACTCGATATTCTGTGCCCGCTCGCAAAAAAGTACGGTATGATCACCCTCGTCGATGCGGTAAGCGCATACGGCGGCATGCCGATGGATCTCGAAAAGCTCGGAATCGATTTTATGACGTGCACGTCGAACAAACACATTCAGGGTATGGCGGGCATCGGTTTTGTCGTCGCAAAAAAATCGGAACTCGAAAAGCAAAAAGACTGGCCGATGCGGAATTATTATTTCAACCTCTACGATCAGTACCGCTATTTTCTCGAAACGAAGCAGACGCGCTTTACGCCTCCGGTACAGACTTTTTACGCGCTGCGCCAAGCGATCATCGAAACGAAACAGGAAACGATCGAAAAGCGCTTCGAGCGCTATACTGCGTGCTGGAACATACTGACGAAAGCGCTCGAAGAAATCGGTTTAAAGATGCTCGTAAAAGCGGAACTGCAGTCGCATTTTATCACTGCGATCCTTATCCCCGAAACGAGCGAGTACAGTTTTACCGCCCTGCACGATTACGCGAAAAAAGCCGGTTTTACGATCTATCCCGGAAAACTCGGAAACATCGATACGTTCCGCATCGCAAATATGGGCGACATACGGCCCGAAGAGATGGAGCGATTTACGGTATTGCTGCGCGAATACATGCATTCCATAGGAGTTTGCTGA
- a CDS encoding DUF3943 domain-containing protein, whose translation MFGKLSRIVLLLFCIAVLPCRAEDGKEHSETEKSLAVAKPGVRGFFIASAEVLGVNFAVNAFDSIVLNADFAKTNPSFMWKHLSSGKWEFDQNTFAVNQFAHPYAGSLYFNAGRANGFNFYQSFLFSAAGSLFWELFMETSLPSINDMIVTPFAGALYGEMLHRLFLSTKGRLKPLSWLISPQDAFNRFVTGTKAPEVSGGVESIELFFSIDLFSNFIKFSDTYDNAGGIDVPVFASGVKAVYGDPYAHKTEAPLDQFTLDLSIAGFIDSYCVRVFANGLLYSVPILTEGRAKSTFGVEAVYNVIFASDIHYATAAGGAGIKQLIASTDEKWNFKWEAFAGWDIINATENNYYMKKLANYKKDSKRTYDYYTGAYAGLGIAIENRRFGTFQASVHGDFLFKLPDGKSGYGGALFVQYADIGYEHALWKNFSIGARDFIYHKWNLYDDAPHVEFISNNVRLYGKAVL comes from the coding sequence GTGTTTGGAAAATTATCCCGTATCGTTTTGCTGCTTTTCTGCATCGCCGTTTTGCCGTGTCGTGCGGAAGACGGCAAAGAACACAGCGAAACCGAAAAGTCTCTTGCCGTTGCAAAGCCCGGTGTTCGCGGCTTTTTTATCGCATCGGCCGAAGTGCTCGGCGTAAATTTCGCCGTAAACGCGTTCGACAGCATCGTACTCAATGCGGATTTTGCCAAGACGAATCCGTCATTTATGTGGAAGCATCTTTCAAGCGGCAAGTGGGAGTTCGATCAAAATACCTTCGCCGTCAATCAATTCGCGCACCCTTATGCCGGTTCTCTCTATTTCAACGCGGGCAGAGCGAACGGTTTTAATTTTTATCAAAGTTTTTTGTTTTCCGCAGCCGGTTCTCTTTTTTGGGAACTGTTTATGGAAACGAGTCTGCCTTCGATCAACGATATGATCGTAACGCCCTTTGCGGGAGCGCTTTACGGAGAGATGCTGCACCGTCTTTTTTTGTCGACGAAGGGACGGCTTAAACCGCTTTCGTGGCTCATAAGTCCTCAAGATGCGTTCAACCGCTTTGTAACGGGAACGAAAGCTCCCGAAGTATCGGGCGGAGTGGAATCGATCGAGCTTTTTTTCAGCATCGATCTTTTTTCGAATTTTATTAAATTTTCCGATACCTACGATAATGCGGGCGGCATCGATGTCCCCGTTTTTGCAAGCGGCGTAAAGGCCGTCTACGGCGATCCTTATGCTCATAAAACCGAAGCTCCCCTCGATCAGTTTACGCTCGATCTTTCGATTGCCGGATTTATCGACTCATACTGCGTGAGAGTTTTTGCGAACGGTCTTTTGTATTCCGTTCCGATATTGACCGAAGGACGCGCGAAGTCGACTTTCGGCGTTGAAGCGGTCTACAATGTCATTTTCGCATCCGATATACACTACGCGACGGCCGCGGGCGGCGCGGGAATCAAACAGCTCATAGCGTCGACAGATGAAAAGTGGAATTTTAAATGGGAAGCCTTTGCCGGATGGGATATCATCAATGCGACTGAAAACAATTATTATATGAAAAAATTGGCAAATTATAAAAAAGATTCGAAGCGGACTTACGATTATTATACCGGCGCGTATGCCGGACTCGGAATAGCGATCGAAAACAGGCGATTCGGTACGTTTCAAGCGTCGGTGCACGGCGATTTTTTATTTAAATTGCCGGACGGAAAAAGCGGATACGGAGGAGCGCTCTTTGTGCAGTACGCCGACATAGGCTACGAACACGCGCTTTGGAAAAATTTTTCGATCGGCGCTCGGGATTTTATATATCATAAATGGAATCTTTACGACGATGCTCCTCACGTCGAATTTATTTCAAACAACGTACGGCTGTACGGAAAGGCGGTTCTATGA
- a CDS encoding glycosyltransferase family 4 protein, with product MKIAVDARMLGSGGIGTYIASLLPYFLEKNECFIFGNTEAIAPFGKYENAETAECRVKTFSLAERFAFPRELRKKINSCDVYYTPYCNIPSGIEIPVFSTIHDVVFLDVPGLTSKAGVAARKYFYQRALDKSRAVFTVSEFSRDRIRATLDCKKCSIVVTYSALPEWLSSKPSQVVHKIRQLLFVGNIKKHKGLSVLLGALKKARKTGFDMPLVIAGNADNFRTRDTTVAREIASLPEGAVRFTGRISDAELLELYRTSTLLVQPSLYEGFGLPPLEALSLGTKALISDIPVFKEIYEGFPVTFFRSGDSDDLAEKLVFCANDATPLPPLPDRYSYKKSADIISAALDFYRA from the coding sequence ATGAAAATCGCCGTCGATGCGCGCATGCTCGGTTCGGGCGGAATCGGCACTTATATCGCATCTCTTTTGCCGTATTTTTTGGAAAAAAACGAATGCTTTATTTTCGGAAATACCGAAGCGATCGCTCCGTTCGGAAAATACGAAAATGCGGAAACCGCCGAATGCCGCGTCAAAACCTTTTCGCTTGCCGAACGCTTTGCCTTTCCGCGCGAATTGCGCAAAAAAATCAATTCGTGCGATGTGTACTATACGCCTTATTGCAATATTCCGTCCGGTATCGAAATCCCCGTTTTTTCGACGATCCACGACGTCGTCTTTCTCGACGTTCCCGGCCTTACATCGAAAGCGGGAGTCGCCGCACGGAAATACTTTTATCAGCGCGCGCTCGACAAATCCCGCGCAGTCTTTACCGTTTCCGAATTTTCGAGAGACCGCATCAGAGCGACGCTTGACTGCAAAAAATGCTCGATCGTCGTCACATACAGCGCACTTCCGGAATGGCTGTCTTCGAAACCTTCTCAGGTCGTGCACAAAATCAGACAGTTGCTCTTTGTCGGCAATATAAAAAAACACAAGGGGCTTTCCGTTTTGCTTGGCGCACTGAAAAAAGCGCGGAAAACGGGCTTCGATATGCCGCTCGTCATCGCCGGAAACGCCGATAATTTTCGAACACGCGACACGACTGTTGCCCGCGAAATTGCCTCCCTTCCCGAAGGCGCCGTCCGCTTTACCGGGCGCATTTCGGATGCAGAACTTTTAGAACTCTATCGGACATCGACGCTTCTCGTTCAGCCTTCGCTCTATGAAGGTTTCGGTCTCCCGCCGCTCGAAGCGCTGTCGCTCGGAACGAAAGCGCTCATATCGGACATCCCGGTGTTCAAAGAGATATACGAGGGATTTCCCGTCACCTTTTTCAGATCAGGCGATTCGGACGATTTGGCCGAAAAGCTCGTTTTTTGCGCAAACGATGCGACACCGCTTCCGCCCCTTCCCGACCGCTATTCGTATAAAAAATCCGCCGACATCATATCGGCCGCACTCGATTTTTACCGCGCATAG